The proteins below come from a single Triticum aestivum cultivar Chinese Spring chromosome 5D, IWGSC CS RefSeq v2.1, whole genome shotgun sequence genomic window:
- the LOC123119938 gene encoding E3 ubiquitin-protein ligase UPL1 — translation MFYFLQPAKVKAFIDRVINIPLHDIAIPLSGFHWEFNKGNFHHWKPLFMHFDTYFKTYISSRKDLLLSDDMSESEPLTKNTILQILRVVQIVLENCQNKTTFAGLEHFKNLLASSDPEVVVAALETLASVVKINPSKLHMNGKLISCGAINSHLLSLAQGWGSKEEGLGLYSCVVANERNQLEGLCLFPADMENKYDGTQHRLGSTLHFEYNLAPVQDSDQANDKSSNLCVIHMPDLHLRKEDDLSILKQCIDKFNVPPEHRFALFTRIRYAHAFNSPRTCRLYSRISLLSFIVLVQSSDAHDELTSFFTNEPEYINELIRLVRSEDIVPGPIRALAMLALGAQLAAYASSHERARILSGSSIISAGGNRMVLLSVLQKAISSLSSPNDTSSPLIVDALLQFFLLHVLSSSSSGTTVRGSGMVPPLLPLLQDKDPSHMHLVCLAVKTLQKLMEYSSPAVSLFKDLGGVELLSQRLHVEVQRVIGVAEITSVLASDTSKSEDDHLYSQKRLIKALLKALGSATYSPANPARSQSSNDNSLPMSLSLIFQNVGKFGGDIYFSSVTVMSEIIHKDPTCFPALKELGLPDAFLSSVTAGVIPSCKALICVPNGLGAICLNNQGLESVRETSVLRFLVETFTSRKYLIPMNEGVVLLANAVEELLRHVQSLRSTGVDIIIEIINKLSCPRGDKITEAARAEEKTDMETDVEGRDLVSAMDSGTDGTNDEQFSHLSIFHVMVLVHRTMENSETCRLFVEKGGLQTLLTLLLRPTITQSSGGMPIALHSTMVFKGFTQQHSTPLARAFCSSLKEHLKNALQELDTVFRSCEVTKLEKGAIPSLFIVEFLLFLAASKDNRWMNALLSEFGDVSRDVLEDIGRVHREVLWQISLFDEKKIEPEASSPSANEAQQVDAAVGDTDDNRYTSFRQYLDPLLRRRGSGWNIESQVSDLINIYRDMGRAATDSHRVGADRYPSTGLPSSSQDQPSSSSDANAKSEEDKKRSEHSSCCDMMRSLSYHINHLFMELGKAMLLTSRRENSPINLSPSVVSVASNIASIVLEHLNFEGHTISPEREITVATKCRYLGKVVEFIDGILLDRPESCNPIMVNSFYCRGVIQAILTTFEATSELLFAMNRPPSSPMETDSKTGKEEKDTDCSWIYGPLSSYGAAMDHLVTSSFILSSSTRQLLEQPIFSGTVRFPQDAERFMKLLQSKVLKTVLPIWAHPQFPECNLELISSVTSIMRHVYSGVEVKNNVSNIAARLAGPPPDENAISLIIEMGFSRARAEEALRQVGTNSVEIATDWLFSHPEEPPEDDELARALAMSLGNSDTPVQEEDDRTNDLELEEVNVQLTSMDEVLSSCLRLLQAKETLAFPVRDMLVTISSQNDGQNRVKVLTYLIDHLKQCLVASDPLKNTALSAFFHVLALILHGDTAAREVASKAGLVKVVLNLLCSWELEPREGQTTKVPNWVTSCFLSVDRMLQLEPKLPDVTELDVLKKDNSPTQTSVVIDDSKKKDSESSSSVGLLDLEDQEQLLRICCKCIQKQLPSGTMHAILQLCATLTKVHVAAISFLESGGLHALLSLPTSSLFSGFNSVVSTIIRHILEDPHTLQQAMELEIRHSLVTAANRHANPRVTPRNFVQNLAFVVYRDPVIFMKAAQAVCQIEMVGDRPYVVLLKDREKEKSKEKEKDKLVDKDKSSGVATKITSGDMVMASPVSAKGKQSDLSARNMKSHRKPPQTFVTVIEHLLDLVMSFVPPQRAEDQSDGSSSMDMDIDSSSAKGKGKAVAVTHEESKQAIQDATACLAKNAFVLKLLTDVLLTYASSVQVVLRHDAELSSTRGPTRTSGGIFNHILQHLLPHATKQKKERKPDGDWRYKLATRGNQFLVASSIRSSEGRKRICSEICSIFVEFTDNTGCKPPMLRMDAYVDLLNDILSARSPTGSSLSAESVVTFVEVGLVQCLTKTLQVLDLDHPDSAKIVTGIVKALEVVTKEHVHLADFNAKGENSSKTVLEQNNVDSSSNRFQVLDTTSQPTAMVTDHRETFNAVHASRSSDSVADEMDHDRDIDGGFARDGEDDFMHEIAEDRTGNESTMDIRFDIPRNREDDMAEDEDDSDEDMSGDDGEEVDEDDDDEENNNLEEDDAHQRSHADTDQDDREIDEEEFDEDLLEEEDDDDEDEEGVILRLEEGINGINVFDHIEVFGGSNNVSGDTLRVMPLDIFGTRRQGRSTSIYNLLGRASDQGVLDHPLLEEPSMLLPQQRQPENLVEMAFSDRNHENSSSRLDAIFRSLRSGRNGHRFNMWLDDGPQRNGSAAPTVPEGIEELLLSQLRRPMAEHPDEQSTPAVDAQVNDPPSNFHGPETDAREGSAEQNENNENVDIPAVRSEVDGSASAGPAPPHSDELQRDASNASEHVADMQYERSDTAVRDVEAVSQASSGSGATLGESLRSLDVEIGSVEGHDDGDRHGASDRTPLGDVQAATRSRRPSGNAVPVSSRDISLESVREIPPNTVQESDQNASEGDQEPNRATGTDSIDPTFLEALPEDLRAEVLSSRQNQVTQTSSEQPQHDADIDPEFLAALPPDIREEVLAQQRAQRLQQQSQELEGQPVEMDAVSIIATFPSEIREEVLLTSPDTLLATLTPALVAEANMLRERFAHRYHSGSLFGMNSRNRRGESSRRGDIIGSGLDRNTGDSSRQTASKLIETVGTPLVDKDALNALIRLLRVVQPIYKGQLQRLLLNLCAHRESRKSLVQILLDMLMLDLQGSSKKSIDATEPSFRLYGCHANITYSRPQSSDGVPPLVSRRVLETLTYLARNHPNVAKLLLFLQFPCPPTCHTETLDQRRGKAVLVEDGEQQSAFALVLLLTLLNQPLYMRSVAHLEQLLNLLEVVMLNAENEVNQAKLESSAERPSGPENATQDALEDASVAGSSGVKPNADDSGKSSADNISDLQAVLHSLPQAELRLLCSLLAHDGLSDNAYLLVAEVLKKIVALAPFICCHFINELSRSMQNLTVCAMNELHLYEDSEKAILSTSSANGMAVLRVVQALSSLVTSLQERKDPELLAEKDHSDALSQISDINTALDALWLELSNCISKIESSSEYTSNLSPTSANATRVSTGVAPPLPAGTQNILPYIESFFVTCEKLRPGQPDAVQEPSTSDMEDASTSSSGQKSSASHTSLDEKHTAFVKFSEKHRRLLNAFIRQNSGLLEKSFSLMLKVPRLIDFDNKRAYFRSKIKHQHDHHHSPVRISVRRAYILEDSYNQLRMRSPQDLKGRLTVHFQGEEGIDAGGLTREWYQLLSRVIFDKGALLFTTVGNDLTFQPNPNSVYQTEHLSYFKFVGRVVGKALFDAQLLDAHFTRSFYKHILGAKVTYHDIEAIDPAYYRNLKWMLENDISDVLDLTFSMDXXXXXXLSTNSMQVTDCELIPGGRNIRVTEENKHEYVDRVAEHRLTTAIRPQINAFMEGFNELIPRELISIFNDKEFELLISGLPDIDLDDLKANTEYSGYSIASPVIQWFWEIVQGFSKEDKARFLQFVTGTSKVPLEGFSALQGISGPQRFQIHKAYGSTNHLPSAHTCFNQLDLPEYTSKDQLQERLLLAIHEANEGFGFG, via the exons ATGTTCTATTTTTTGCAGCCAGCAAAAGTTAAAGCATTTATTGATCGTGTAATCAATATTCCACTACATGACATTGCCATACCACTATCAGGCTTCCATTGGGAGTTCAATAAG GGAAATTTTCACCATTGGAAGCCTCTGTTTATGCATTTTGATACGTATTTCAAGACATACATCTCTTCTAGAAAGGATCTTCTCTTGTCTGATGATATGTCTGAGAGTGAACCGTTGACAAAAAATACCATCTTACAAATTTTGAGAGTTGTGCAAATTGTGTTGGAAAATTGCCAGAACAAAACAACTTTTGCTGGCCTTGAG CATTTTAAGAATCTGTTGGCATCATCAGATCCTGAGGTAGTTGTTGCGGCTTTGGAAACTCTTGCTTCAGTGGTGAAAATAAATCCTTCAAAACTACATATGAATGGGAAACTGATCAGCTGTGGAGCTATAAATAGCCATCTTCTATCATTGGCCCAAGGATGGGGTAGCAAGGAGGAAGGTCTCGGCTTGTATTCCTGTGTTGTGGCAAATGAGCGAAATCAGCTGGAGGGTTTGTGCTTATTCCCAGCAGACATGGAGAACAAATATGATGGCACACAGCATCGTCTTGGGTCCACTCTTCATTTTGAGTATAATTTGGCACCTGTCCAAGATTCTGACCAAGCCAATGACAAGTCATCTAATCTCTGCGTGATACATATGCCAGACCTGCACCTTCGGAAGGAGGATGACTTGAGCATATTGAAGCAATGTATCGACAAGTTTAATGTGCCTCCAGAGCACCGGTTTGCCTTGTTTACAAGGATAAGATATGCACATGCTTTTAATTCTCCGAGGACATGCAGGCTATATAGCCGCATAAGTCTCCTTTCTTTCATTGTTCTCGTGCAATCCAGTGATGCCCATGATGAACTGACATCGTTCTTCACAAATGAGCCGGAGTACATAAATGAGTTAATCCGGCTTGTTCGGTCAGAAGATATTGTTCCTGGGCCCATTCGTGCATTGGCTATGCTTGCACTGGGAGCACAGTTAGCAGCATATGCATCATCTCATGAGCGAGCTAGGATACTGAGCGGTTCAAGTATCATCTCTGCTGGTGGAAACCGCATGGTCTTGCTCAGTGTTTTGCAGAAAGCAATATCGTCCCTCAGTAGCCCTAATGATACTTCATCTCCTTTAATTGTTGATGCCCTTCTACAGTTCTTTTTGCTTCATGTGCTGTCATCTTCGAGTTCTGGGACCACCGTTAGGGGTTCAGGGATGGTTCCACCTCTCCTGCCTCTCCTGCAAGATAAGGATCCTTCCCACATGCATCTTGTCTGTTTGGCAGTAAAGACCCTTCAGAAGCTGATGGAGTACAGCAGCCCTGCTGTTTCCCTGTTTAAAGATTTGGGTGGTGTGGAACTTTTGTCTCAGAGGTTACATGTGGAGGTGCAGCGTGTTATTGGTGTTGCTGAAATTACTTCAGTGCTTGCTAGTGATACATCGAAATCAGAAGATGACCATCTGTACTCACAGAAGCGACTGATTAAGGCTTTGCTCAAGGCATTAGGTTCCGCTACATATTCTCCTGCGAATCCTGCTCGCTCTCAAAGTTCCAATGATAACTCTTTGCCCATGTCACTTTCCCTTATATTCCAGAATGTTGGAAAGTTTGGTGGTGATATATACTTCTCTTCAGTTACTGTTATGAGTGAGATAATACATAAGGATCCTACATGCTTTCCTGCTTTGAAGGAACTTGGTCTTCCTGATGCTTTCCTGTCATCAGTGACTGCTGGGGTGATACCATCTTGTAAAGCTCTTATATGTGTACCCAATGGCCTGGGTGCAATCTGCCTTAATAACCAAGGACTTGAGTCTGTCAGGGAAACTTCAGTGCTGCGTTTTCTTGTAGAGACGTTCACTAGTAGGAAATATCTGATACCAATGAATGAAGGTGTTGTTCTTTTAGCAAATGCAGTGGAAGAGCTTCTTCGTCATGTGCAGTCCCTTAGAAGTACTGGTGTTGACATCATCATTGAAATAATCAACAAACTTTCTTGTCCTCGTGGTGATAAAATCACTGAAGCAGCCAGAGCTGAAGAAAAAACAGATATGGAAACAGATGTTGAAGGGCGTGATTTAGTAAGTGCCATGGATTCTGGCACAGATGGAACTAATGATGAGCAGTTTTCTCATTTGAGCATTTTCCATGTTATGGTATTGGTGCACAGGACAATGGAGAATTCAGAAACTTGCAGGCTGTTTGTAGAAAAGGGAGGTCTACAGACTCTGTTGACACTCCTGCTGCGACCTACCATCACCCAATCTTCTGGTGGGATGCCTATTGCTTTGCACAGCACTATGGTATTTAAGGGCTTTACTCAACAGCATTCTACTCCACTTGCGCGTGCATTCTGCTCCTCTTTAAAGGAGCACTTGAAGAATGCCCTACAGGAACTTGATACAGTTTTTAGGTCATGTGAAGTGACTAAGCTGGAAAAAGGAGCCATTCCATCACTTTTTATTGTTGAATTTCTGCTCTTCCTAGCGGCATCAAAAGACAACCGCTGGATGAACGCTCTACTCTCAGAATTTGGAGATGTCAGCAGGGATGTCCTGGAAGATATTGGAAGAGTTCACCGGGAAGTGCTTTGGCAAATTTCACTTTTTGATGAGAAGAAAATAGAGCCTGAAGCTAGTTCTCCTTCAGCAAATGAGGCCCAGCAAGTTGATGCTGCTGTGGGCGACACTGATGATAACAGATACACCTCCTTTAGGCAATATCTTGATCCTCTTTTAAGGCGACGGGGCTCTGGGTGGAACATTGAGTCTCAGGTGTCTGACCTTATCAATATCTATCGTGATATGGGCCGTGCAGCTACTGACTCTCACAGAGTTGGTGCTGATAGATACCCTAGTACAGGGTTGCCCTCAAGTTCCCAGGATCAGCCATCCAGTTCATCTGATGCAAATGCGAAGTCAGAAGAGGACAAGAAAAGGTCTGAGCATTCGTCCTGCTGTGACATGATGAGGTCACTTTCTTACCATATTAACCATCTGTTTATGGAGCTTGGGAAAGCAATGCTGCTTACATCTCGCCGTGAGAACAGTCCTATAAATCTATCTCCATCTGTTGTGTCTGTTGCTAGTAATATTGCTTCTATCGTGTTGGAGCACCTCAATTTTGAGGGGCATACAATCAGTCCAGAGAGGGAGATAACTGTTGCTACAAAGTGCCGATACCTTGGAAAGGTTGTTGAGTTTATTGATGGGATATTGTTGGACAGACCAGAATCATGTAATCCAATCATGGTGAATTCTTTTTATTGCCGTGGTGTAATTCAGGCTATCTTAACCACATTTGAAGCTACCAGCGAGTTGCTTTTCGCAATGAACAGGCCACCCTCGTCACCTATGGAGACTGATAGTAAAACTGGGAAGGAAGAGAAGGATACTGATTGTTCATGGATTTATGGCCCCCTTTCCAGCTATGGTGCAGCTATGGACCATCTTGTAACATCATCATTTATTCTTTCTTCATCGACAAGACAACTACTTGAGCAACCTATTTTTAGTGGAACTGTCAGGTTTCCGCAAGATGCAGAGAGATTCATGAAGTTGCTTCAATctaaagtcttgaagactgttctTCCCATATGGGCCCATCCACAGTTTCCAGAATGCAATCTTGAGCTAATCAGTTCAGTCACATCGATCATGAGGCATGTTTACTCTGGGGTAGAAGTAAAAAACAATGTTAGCAACATTGCTGCTCGTTTGGCTGGTCCACCCCCTGACGAGAATGCAATTTCCCTGATTATAGAGATGGGCTTTTCTCGTGCCAGAGCTGAAGAAGCATTAAGACAGGTTGGAACAAATAGCGTTGAGATTGCGACTGATTGGTTGTTCTCACACCCGGAGGAACCACCAGAGGATGATGAACTTGCTCGAGCTCTTGCTATGTCTCTAGGGAATTCTGATACACCTGTTCAAGAGGAAGATGACAGAACTAATGATCTTGAGCTCGAGGAAGTAAATGTTCAGCTCACTTCCATGGATGAAGTATTATCTTCATGTCTTAGGCTGCTACAGGCAAAGGAAACATTAGCTTTTCCTGTCCGGGATATGCTTGTGACTATCAGCTCACAGAATGACGGCCAAAACCGTGTGAAGGTGCTTACATATTTGATTGATCATCTGAAGCAATGTCTTGTGGCATCTGATCCTTTAAAGAACACTGCACTATCTGCTTTTTTCCATGTTCTTGCTTTGATTCTCCATGGAGATACCGCTGCTCGTGAAGTTGCCTCAAAGGCTGGTCTTGTCAAGGTTGTTTTGAATCTGCTGTGCAGCTGGGAGTTGGAGCCAAGGGAAGGTCAAACAACCAAGGTTCCCAATTGGGTTACTTCCTGTTTCCTTTCTGTTGATAGAATGCTCCAGTTGGAACCCAAGTTGCCAGATGTTACTGAGCTTGATGTTCTCAAAAAGGATAATTCACCTACACAAACATCTGTTGTGATTGATGACAGCAAGAAGAAGGATTCAGAATCTTCCTCAAGTGTAGGGTTATTGGACTTGGAGGACCAGGAGCAACTTTTGAGGATATGCTGTAAATGCATTCAGAAGCAGTTGCCTTCCGGTACAATGCATGCTATTCTTCAGTTGTGTGCTACACTGACGAAAGTCCATGTGGCTGCTATCAGTTTTCTTGAGTCTGGTGGCCTACATGCGTTGCTAAGTTTGCCGACAAGTAGCTTGTTTTCTGGATTCAACAGTGTGGTTTCTACAATTATCCGTCATATTTTGGAGGATCCCCATACTCTTCAGCAAGCTATGGAATTAGAGATACGCCATAGTCTTGTCACGGCTGCTAATCGGCATGCAAATCCTAGGGTTACACCACGTAATTTTGTTCAGAATTTGGCGTTTGTTGTATACAGGGACCCAGTGATATTTATGAAAGCTGCCCAAGCTGTGTGCCAGATTGAGATGGTTGGAGATAGACCGTATGTTGTTCTATTGAAGGACCGTGAGAAGGAAAAGAGCAAGGAAAAAGAGAAGGATAAGCTGGTTGATAAGGATAAATCATCAGGTGTTGCCACAAAGATAACATCAGGGGACATGGTTATGGCATCTCCTGTAAGTGCCAAAGGGAAACAATCTGATTTGAGTGCAAGGAATATGAAATCTCATCGCAAGCCACCACAAACCTTTGTCACTGTTATTGAGCATCTATTAGATCTAGTAATGTCCTTTGTCCCACCACAAAGAGCTGAGGACCAATCTGATGGTTCGtcatccatggacatggatattgACTCTAGTTCAGCAAAAGGTAAAGGGAAGGCCGTTGCTGTCACACATGAAGAGTCCAAGCAAGCAATCCAAGATGCTACTGCATGTCTGGCTAAAAACGCATTTGTCCTAAAGCTGCTCACAGATGTACTATTAACTTATGCTTCTTCCGTTCAAGTTGTTCTTCGCCATGATGCTGAGTTGAGCAGCACGCGAGGTCCTACTCGGACCAGTGGTGGAATATTTAATCATATATTGCAGCATTTGCTTCCACATGCtacaaaacaaaagaaagaaagaaagcctGATGGTGATTGGAGGTACAAATTGGCTACAAGGGGTAATCAGTTTTTAGTGGCTTCATCTATTCGTTCTTCAGAAGGACGAAAAAGGATCTGTTCTGAAATCTGCAGTATATTTGTTGAGTTCACAGACAATACTGGTTGCAAACCTCCAATGTTGAGGATGGATGCTTATGTTGATTTGCTCAATGATATTCTGTCAGCTCGCTCACCAACGGGCTCGTCACTTTCAGCAGAATCTGTAGTTACATTTGTTGAGGTTGGCCTTGTCCAGTGTTTAACGAAAACCCTTCAGGTTCTTGATTTGGATCATCCTGATTCAGCAAAGATTGTAACTGGTATTGTCAAGGCTCTTGAAGTGGTTACTAAGGAACACGTTCATTTAGCTGATTTTAATGCTAAAGGGGAGAACTCATCAAAGACTGTTTTGGAGCAGAACAATGTAGATTCATCATCAAATAGGTTCCAGGTTCTTGACACAACTTCTCAACCAACTGCAATGGTAACTGATCACAGGGAAACTTTCAATGCTGTTCATGCTTCAAGAAGTTCAGATTCAGTGGCAGATGAGATGGATCATGACCGTGATATAGATGGAGGTTTTGCCCGTGATGGTGAAGATGATTTTATGCATGAGATTGCTGAAGACAGAACAGGAAATGAGTCCACAATGGATATTCGGTTTGATATCCCACGTAATAGAGAGGATGATATGGCTGAAGATGAAGATGACAGTGATGAAGATATGTCAGGAGATGATGGTGAggaggttgatgaagatgatgatgatgaggaaaatAACAACCTGGAGGAAGACGATGCCCATCAGAGATCTCATGCTGACACGGATCAGGATGACCGTGAGATTGATGAAGAAGAATTTGATGAAGATCttctagaagaagaagatgatgatgatgaggacgaggagGGAGTAATCCTTCGCCTAGAGGAGGGGATCAATGGAATTAATGTGTTTGACCATATTGAGGTTTTTGGGGGGAGCAACAATGTTTCTGGGGATACACTGCGTGTAATGCCATTGGACATTTTTGGCACAAGACGGCAAGGCCGTAGTACATCTATATACAATCTTCTTGGGAGAGCAAGTGACCAAGGTGTACTTGACCACCCACTCTTGGAGGAACCTTCGATGTTACTTCCACAACAGAGGCAACCAG AAAATTTAGTTGAGATGGCTTTCTCTGATCGGAATCATGAAAATAGTTCTTCCCGTTTGGACGCTATATTCAGAAGCTTGCGAAGTGGACGGAATGGACACCGATTTAATATGTGGCTGGATGATGGCCCCCAACGCAATGGATCTGCTGCCCCTACAGTACCTGAAGGCATTGAAGAACTTCTGCTCTCTCAGTTGAGAAGGCCTATGGCTGAACATCCTGATGAGCAGAGCACACCTGCTGTTGATGCTCAAGTAAACGATCCTCCCAGTAATTTTCATGGGCCAGAAACTGATGCAAGGGAAGGGTCAGCAGAACAAAATGAAAATAATGAAAACGTTGATATTCCTGCAGTAAGGTCTGAGGTGGATGGCTCTGCAAGTGCTGGTCCTGCACCTCCTCACAGTGATGAACTTCAAAGAGATGCATCCAATGCAAGTGAGCATGTCGCAGATATGCAATATGAACGTAGTGACACGGCTGTCCGTGATGTGGAAGCAGTAAGCCAAGCAAGCAGTGGTAGTGGTGCTACTCTAGGGGAAAGCCTCAGAAGTTTAGATGTTGAAATTGGAAGTGTTGAAGGACATGATGATGGTGACCGGCATGGGGCTTCAGACAGGACACCTCTGGGTGATGTACAGGCAGCTACTCGATCGCGGAGGCCTTCTGGAAATGCAGTACCAGTCAGCAGCAGGGACATATCATTGGAGAGTGTTAGGGAGATCCCCCCAAACACAGTCCAGGAATCTGATCAGAATGCCAGTGAGGGGGATCAGGAGCCTAACAGGGCTACTGGGACTGACTCAATAGATCCTACATTTTTGGAGGCTCTTCCAGAGGATTTGCGGGCTGAAGTTCTTTCTTCACGACAAAATCAAGTGACTCAGACTTCCAGTGAGCAGCCTCAGCACGATGCGGACATTGATCCTGAATTCCTTGCTGCACTGCCACCTGATATACGTGAAGAGGTTCTAGCTCAACAACGTGCCCAACGGTTGCAACAACAGTCTCAAGAGCTTGAAGGACAACCAGTTGAAATGGATGCTGTATCAATTATTGCAACCTTCCCTTCGGAAATACGGGAGGAG GTGCTTTTGACGTCTCCCGATACTCTACTTGCTACATTGACACCTGCACTAGTTGCTGAAGCCAACATGTTGCGTGAGAGATTTGCTCATCGATATCACAGCGGTTCACTATTTGGCATGAACTCCAGGAACAGGAGGGGAGAGTCCTCTCGTCGTGGTGATATCATTGGTTCAGGCCTTGATAGAAATACTGGTGATTCGTCCCGTCAAACGGCCAGCAAGTTAATTGAAACTGTAGGGACTCCTCTTGTTGACAAGGATGCTCTCAATGCTCTTATACGATTACTTCGAGTTGTCCAG CCTATATACAAGGGCCAGCTGCAGAGGCTTCTCTTGAACCTTTGTGCTCACCGGGAAAGCAGAAAGTCGCTGGTTCAAATTCTGTTGGACATGCTTATGCTTGATCTGCAGGGCTCTTCTAAGAAATCAATTGATGCAACAGAGCCGTCATTTAGGCTATATGGGTGCCATGCAAATATCACATATTCACGCCCTCAATCCTCAGATG GTGTGCCACCACTGGTTTCCCGCCGTGTGCTGGAAACTCTGACATACCTGGCAAGAAATCATCCAAATGTGGCTAAGCTCTTACTCTTTCTTCAGTTCCCCTGCCCGCCCACCTGCCATACTGAAACACTTGACCAGAGGCGTGGAAAGGCTGTCCTTGTGGAAGACGGGGAACAACAGAGTGCTTTTGCACTCGTTCTACTTTTGACTCTATTAAATCAGCCTCTTTATATGAGAAGTGTAGCTCATCTTGAACAG TTACTCAATCTTCTGGAAGTTGTCATGCTTAATGCCGAGAATGAAGTAAATCAAGCTAAGTTGGAAAGTTCAGCTGAGAGACCGTCTGGACCTGAGAATGCAACACAAGATGCCCTAGAGGATGCCAGTGTTGCTGGATCATCTGGAGTGAAGCCCAATGCCGATGATAGTGGTAAATCATCCGCAGATAATATAAGTGACCTGCAAGCTGTTTTGCATAGCCTTCCGCAAGCCGAGCTTCGGTTGCTATGTTCATTGCTTGCGCATGATGG GTTATCAGACAATGCATATCTCCTTGTAGCAGAAGTTCTGAAAAAGATTGTAGCTTTGGCTCCTTTCATCTGTTGCCATTTCATAAATGAGCTTTCACGTTCGATGCAAAATTTGACTGTTTGTGCCATGAACGAGCTTCACTTGTATGAAGATTCTGAAAAGGCAATTCTGAGCACATCATCAGCCAACGGCATGGCAGTTCTAAGAGTTGTGCAGGCCTTGAGTTCTCTTGTCACATCTCTGCAAGAGAGAAAAGATCCAGAGCTTCTTGCAGAGAAGGACCATTCAGATGCGCTGTCCCAGATTTCTGATATTAACACAGCATTGGATGCGTTGTGGTTGGAGCTAAGCAACTGCATAAGCAAAATAGAGAGCTCTTCAGAATATACATCAAATTTGAGTCCAACTTCTGCAAATGCAACTAGAGTATCAACTGGTGTAGCACCTCccttgccagctggaacccagAATATATTACCGTACATAGAATCCTTTTTTGTGACATGCGAGAAGTTACGTCCAGGACAACCTGATGCTGTTCAAGAGCCTTCAACATCTGATATGGAGGATGCTTCAACATCTAGTAGTGGGCAAAAATCATCTGCAAGCCATACCAGTCTTGATGAGAAGCACACTGCTTTTGTTAAATTCTCGGAGAAACACAGAAGATTGTTAAATGCTTTTATCCGACAAAACTCTGGGTTGCTAGAAAAATCATTCTCTCTGATGTTGAAGGTCCCCCGCTTGATTGATTTTGACAACAAACGTGCATATTTCCGGTCTAAAATTAAGCATCAGCATGACCATCATCACAGTCCTGTTAGAATTTCTGTCCGACGGGCGTACATTTTGGAAGACTCCTATAATCAGCTTAGGATGCGCTCACCCCAGGACTTGAAGGGTAGACTCACTGTTCATTTCCAAGGAGAAGAAGGCATTGATGCCGGTGGACTCACAAGAGAGTGGTATCAGTTACTATCACGAGTGATTTTTGACAAGGGAGCCCTTCTATTCACGACTGTTGGAAATGACTTGACATTTCAACCAAACCCTAACTCTGTGTATCAGACTGAACACctctcatatttcaaatttgttggACGAGTG GTTGGAAAAGCGCTCTTTGATGCCCAACTTTTGGATGCCCATTTCACTAGATCTTTCTACAAGCACATACTTGGTGCCAAGGTTACTTACCATGATATTGAAGCCATTGATCCTGCTTACTACAGAAACCTTAAGTGGATGCTTGAG AACGACATAAGTGATGTCCTGGACCTCACATTTAGCATGGATNNNNNNNNNNNNNNNN GACTGAGTACCAACTCTATGCAGGTAACTGATTGTGAGTTGATTCCTGGAGGGCGTAACATTAGGGTCACTGAGGAGAACAAGCATGAATATGTGGATAGGGTAGCAGAGCATCGTTTAACCACTGCAATTAGGCCTCAGATTAATGCTTTCATGGAAGGATTTAATGAACTCATTCCTCGCGAGCTAATATCCATTTTTAACGACAAAGAGTTTGAACTGCTAATCAGTGGACTCCCTGATATTGACT TGGACGACCTAAAGGCAAATACCGAGTATTCTGGCTACAGCATAGCTTCTCCAGTTATTCAATGGTTCTGGGAAATTGTACAAGGTTTCAGCAAGGAGGACAAAGCTCGATTTCTCCAGTTCGTTACTGGCACTTCAAAG GTACCTTTGGAGGGTTTCAGTGCGCTCCAAGGAATATCTGGGCCACAAAGGTTCCAGATACACAAGGCATACGGCAGCACCAACCATCTGCCCTCAGCTCATACTTG CTTTAACCAACTGGACTTGCCTGAATACACATCCAAAGACCAGCTGCAGGAGAGGTTGCTATTGGCTATTCATGAGGCAAATGAAGGGTTTGGATTTGGTTAA